TCGTCTTTACAAGTTTCATCTTTGACGGATCAGCGAAATTCAAATTCCAGGAATTCTTGGACACGGTCTTGCTGTTCTCGCGCGGCAAAACTGAAGATAAGCTGCGCATTATTTTCGACATGTGCGATAAAGACAGCAACGGCGTAATCGACAAGGAAGAGTTGTCAGAGATGTTAAGATCACTGGTGGAAATAGCTCGCACCACGAGCCTCTCGGATGATCACGTTACGGAACTGATCGACGGCATGTTTCAAGTGCGTTTCCCTTATCTTCACTATTACAGATTCCCAGctgtttgaaaataaaataccttTCGCCAATATAGGTATCGTGcaacagttttattaattaagttttttttattcatcagGATGCTGGACTCGAGAGAAAGGATTATCTCACGTATAATGACTTCAAGTTGATGATGAAAGAGTACAAGGGAGATTTTGTCGCGATCGGTCTCGATTGCAAGGGTGCCAAGCAGAATTTTCTAGACACGTCGACAAACGTCGCGCGCATGACCAGCTTTCACATCGACCAACTGCCGCTGGAAGATTCGAAGAGCTGGACGCGCAAGCAGTGGGACGCTATATCGACCTTCCTCGAGGAGAACAGGCAGAATATATTCTACCTCTTCGTGTTTTACGTAGTCACCGTAGCTCTCTTCGTCGAAAGATTTATTCGTGAGTATTCGATCGAATTCAAGTTGTCTAAATCGCACATCGACTTAcacaattgtttataaaaaaatgtttaccgtcataaaatttcatttagattacTCATTCATGGCGGAACATACGGACCTAAGGCATATAATGGGTGTAGGAATTGCCATAACGAGGGGATCAGCGGCCGCTCTATCCTTTTGCTACAGTCTTTTGCTGCTGACGATGTCGCGTAATCTGTTGACAAAGCTGAAGGAATTTTCGATCCAGCAGTACATTCCGCTAGACTCGCACATACAATTCCACAAGATCGCAGCATGCACGGCACTTTTTTTCTCCGTGTTGCACACAGTCGGTCACATAGTCAATTTTTATCACGTTTCTACGCAGCCGATAGCGCATCTTCGCTGTCTCACCAGCGAGATCAGCTTTCCGAGCGATGCACGGCCTACCATCTCCTTCTGGTTATTCAGAACAGTGACGGGTGAGTGCTTTtgttaaagataaaatgaaaGTAAACTGATCGTTTGCGGTCATTTTATTCGCTCCTGAAACATTTATTTGCCATCATTAAATGAACGAATGTTTTATTCTGTTATGCAGGTTTAAGCGGTATACTTCTCTTCGTCGttatgacaattatttttgtctttgCACATCCGACTATACGACAAAAAGCCTACAAATTCTTTTGGTCGACACACAGTCTCTACGTGGTTCTATACACATTGTGCTTAATCCATGGTTTGGCCCGTTTGACAGGCGCTCCGCGATTCTGGATATTCTTTGTCGGCCCGGCAATTATTTATGCACTGGATAAAGTAAGTTtacttatttacattttgttcAAAAGTAGAAGAAACAAGGATGAAGAAGAAAAGTAACTTCCTACTTTTGGCACTTACATATACAGCACATTCGTAATGttacacataattaattatggaaGCGTATTAATTATGCATGTATCAGCTGATGTAACAAATTCTGTATATTACACACTATTTCGCACGCTTTAAGTATATATGCAAATCTTGTATGATTGTTATCTAAAATAGCTCGATGTCTctcattaatgtaataaaaacaatgcaacagaattgataaaattgcCGTTTACATTTTAGGTCGTGAGTTTGCGAACTAAATACATGGCCCTGGATATCATCGAGACGGAATTATTACCCTCGGACGTGATAAAGATCAAGTTTTACAGGCCTCCGAACTTGAAGTATTTATCCGGACAGTGGGTGCGTCTCGCTTGTACCGCCTTTAGGTCCAACGAGTTTCATTCTTTCACGCTGACCTCGGCGCCGCACGAGAATTTTTTATCGTGCCACATAAAAGCGCAGGGACCGTGGACGTGGAAACTCCGAAATTATTTCGATCCCTGTAATTATAATCCGGAGGACGAATATCCAAAAATTCGTATTGAGGGCCCGTTTGGGGGCGGGAACCAAGATTGGTACAAGTTCGAGGTCGCGGTGATGGTCGGAGGAGGTATCGGGGTCACTCCTTATGCCTCGATGCTCAATGACCTTGTGTTTGGAACGTCCACCAACAGATATTCTGGTGTCGCGTGTAAGAAGGTGAGCGTGAAAAGtcaaaagatatcttttaaaaatttttttttacaaaaataaataaataaattttaaaaaattgtattttgtaGTAAATTCAGATTtctttgagaattttttatcgtatttaaaaaagtaatttacatataatatatacaaaatataataattgtaaattaattcgaAGATTCTGGTAAggttgcaataattattttgtggaaaaatttgttttactaTTCAAATGAGAAAAtgctttttgtttatttattttgtttattattaacttattaaacaAAAGATTTTCTTGTTTTCTTATCACTTCAAAGGTCTATTTTCTATGGATTTGCCCGTCGCACAAACATTTCGAATGGTTCATCGACGTTCTCAGAGATGTTGAGAGAAAAGATGTTACAGACGTACTTgaaattcatatattcatTACGCAATTCTTCCACAAGTTTGATTTGCGTACTACTATGCtggtgaataaaaaattactttgatATTATGTACGATATGCAAAAgcagagaaaagaaaaaatctgttatttttttaattactcgtttaataattacattctaTTTCACATATGTAGTACATATGTGAGAATCACTTTCAGAGGCTATCAAAGAAGAGTATATTTACCGGACTCAAGGCCATAAATCACTTCGGTCGACCGGATATGACATCGTTCCTGAAGTTTGTTCAGAAGAAACACAGCTACGTGCGTTcgatattaatactttaaaaaatattagtttgaaTGTATACTTgacttgattaaattaatattaatattaatataaaaaaaatattagttcgaaagtatatttgataaaacgaatcaaattttattaatttacaggTTAGCAAAATAGGAGTATTTAGCTGTGGACCACGTCCTCTGACGAAAAGCGTGATGTCTGCCTGCGACGAAGTTAACAAAACTCGACGCTTGCCGTACTTTATTCATCACTTTGAAAACTTCGGCTAGTCAAGGTATATCTCCGCTTCTCGTTTGCGTGAAATATATTGGACTGTCCATATAGTTAGACAATATTTCAATACGAATTTCGACGTTCTATTTGacaaaatgtacatatttatttacgctAAAAGgcgctttttattatttatgaattatcacgcgtaatattacatttcttatttataaacaaaaaaaaagattatttcctCTTTTTCCCTACTTGTTTCCCTAAAAATATTCCGAATAATTTGACtgcaaacatatattataatttattataatttaaaaatttatttgcacacttgtagtaattttttttcaagtattttttttattataaataatattattaagtagtacatttaaaaaaaatatgttatatcaaatagtttaaaacatttaatggcatttaaaaaaatcgatgaaTGTTATCTGAAATAGTCGGGAAATATATATCAGCTGTTTACGGTTCTGCGCGAGGCTGGCGGGAACGGATACGACCAGTTACTCTTATTAGGCTCGTCGCCAATTTCTTGCGGGAATTCGGACGGCTCGTGTGACGTATATCCTCGATTAATGACACCCTCGGTGTCCTCTTTACCAGTGTGTCTATTCTGAAGCTTGGACGATAGTTGactgaaatattttcacatttatagAATGCGTACGATTACGGAGGGAAAAAAGGTAATTTAATGAATTGAATTGATTCTCACAATCACCTCATTATTCGATCGCCAAACGAATCCTCGATCTTGGGAACTTTTCGTCTGACATTGCGCGTGTCAAAGCTCTCCTCTATAATGACATGCCTGTCATACGGCGTGTCGTAGTCGACTTCGAGTATAGTCGAGAATTGATGAGGGAAGATCATATCTATAGCTGTTATCACGAGTCCTGCCAAGAGGCATGCGGCAcctaaaagaatatattgcgATATATCCTCACACATAAAACAGTTACAGTCAAATATTTCACGCGAAACACGAACCAGCCGATACGACCAGCCAATAATTCCAACCAAGATTGAAGGATAAGATCGAGCCTTCTATATGAGCTATCAGAGGCTCGCATGGTAGAAGGGCCGTGTAAATCAAGTTTGTCATCAGCATACACAGGCCCGTGAAGATCATACCGTATGCTCCGTATCGTGGCACTACCATGAGCAACAAGTTCATCATCAACCACGAAGCAAAGGAGGTCCTGCAAGAGATTGTTTGTTTTATCAGTCGGATTGGTAAATATACTGGCCGCGTGATGAAGGAAAGAATACTTGGTTTACAAAACACAGCTTGTGATTTTTAGATGTAAAAGGAGTTCATTGAAAATATGATACCATAGCATTATCGAAGCGTAATATCCAGCCTCGCGATATTGCGAACCCCAGGAGAAGCCCTCTTGATGGAGACTAAAGTATTCCGCGAGAGAGACGATGGGAAAGGGAGCGCCCTGATAAAGGGCTTGTTTGAAAGCGCTGGTCATTTCACCAGAACTTCTCCACCAGAAGCGTTCGTTATATTCGACATCGCTGTTTGTCTGCTCACTTTCTGGCAATACTGCAAAGATCAGATCCGATTAAGTAGACaagtaaattattctttataaatttatctggAAACATTGCAATTCGCAaaatgcagaaaaattttaattaaatttaatgattaaaatttgaaattaaatttgccaTGTAGTTAAATGCTGAATCTCCTAAAAGCATggcttgtaaaaaattgacacGAGAGATAtccaattattttcacattgaAACTTACACTTGTATGTTATATTGATGTGCATTAAACCGATATAACCGCCGATATCGGCCATTGCCTTATGCCTGGAGAAAGCGCTATAGGAGCTAACAATGGTGGCGGTACTCGTATGCCAGGAAGAACCGTATTGCGCCACTACATGTGCACACACAGAAAACAcaatgattatttttctacGTAAACGTAATATTTACTAGTACTCGGTATAATTGTCTCAATAAggtttcgtaatttttttctaacaatgaGGTTTTACTTGAAacaatcgaaaaaaatatctctagtaaattaaatacacgGTGAAACCATGAGCACAGTGGCGTAACTAATATTAGATTCTACTTTAaacaatatcaatttttattttattttttcctttctccAATTCATACGTTTATTCAACAATAATGAAAAACTATATATGCGtacgagaaatataaataaatagtatagtCGTAAAATGTgcacgaattaaaaatttttttctttatttatcttctcattaatttctttttttcctttcctttattttcctttttttttattaaatctcctTGCTGGGCTCCTATGATACGAGCTCCGTGAGACCATTAGTTACGCCACTGGCAGTCAAGGCCTTTCAACTTGGAAAGTAGACAAAGTGCACGAACCTTGAATCGTCGCACCCACGAAGAGACTCATGGTAACCGTGAGAAATGTGGTTAACCGCTGCGGCGGAGAAACATCAGGTTACACGGCCATAACTTGTAATTGACTTAACTGTCGGTCTACGATCTAGGATCCGACATGATGACGAACAAGTGAAAAGACTGCTCACCTCTTTCCTAACACCCGGGAATATGACTAGGAACGCCGTGAACAGGGTACCGAATATCACGAATACGATGATTAGGGGCACGTCACCTGTCACGGGAGTACGATTGCTGTAGCTGTAGAGCGTCGGCCCACCATCGCTGCGAAAGGCATCGAACCATCCCTTCatcctttttaattaattccgaCTCACACTGGAATTTAAGCCAAGAAGAATCAAGATTTTATATCCTCATTtctgaagaaataaattaaattacgatCAAATCCATATTGTTTTTGCAGACtttcaaaaatagaattaaattaattaatataattatgattaaatattgattaaaaatccAGACACAAAAATCCAAAGATTTTTAGAAAGCTTTACTCTTCTAGATGCTTTATCCTATTcacttgaatattttttagacgTGTTCTGATTCTTACTCAAGAAATACTAGCTTATTTTTGCGTAAACCACTGCAGGGGAGGGGGGTGAAATAAAGAACTCGAACACAATTCTGGTACGCTATTCGTTATGGAACTCGCGAGCTCGCGGCCATTACGGCTCGAAAGTGAATGTGTCTTCCGCGCCGTCCTTGATATATatgcttttaattttgcaGAATTTAACTTTGAGGAAACGATTACCAATTACTTACGAAATTCGTCAAAAATATGCGCCAAAAACGCATTCGCGCACCGCACGACATTAAGATTCGAAGACGGCGAGAGTACTGGGACCTGCATACGTTAACAGGCTTCACTTGGAAAGCGGTTTCCACCAACGGACACAGACGACCTCGTGCATTACCtcgacgagagagaaagagagagagagggagagaatgCCACGGGTGGGGCTGTCATCGACGGTGGTGATCGACgggagagaacgagagagaaaggcgagagagacagagagcaGTTTGACGAGGAAGGTCTACGTCGAATCAGCTGATCTAATTATCCTACTGATCGCTCCGACTTCTGTTTTTGACAGTTCACATAGACTAGCAGCTTATGAATAAGAAGAATAAGAAATTCATTAGGTAATTaagtttttcattaaatgagcttaattatattaattatatcgtattttatatacataagcaCATCAACGATAAATGATAGATTTTGTGGagatgatattttttagaaaacaaaTGTTGAGAAAGGTTCAACATTTAATTCCTTTAACatcgcatatttttataactaacaataactcttaaataaaaattctgttaaaatagtttatttgatattagtTGAAAAATATCGTGATATTAAATGTTTCCATTCTTGAGGGAGAAATCTAATTTGATTGATCAAATTAGACTTCTAATGATctacatatctatataattgcataataattatgattaaaagtcaatctaaaattaagtgagatatttatattcttcctTGATATGCTTTGTACGCTACTATGCTTTGTacgcttcttttttttgttcgaTGAATCAGTCATCAGcgattcgaaataacgatacaAGAAGCTGGTGACGTGACAAGCGCGTACGGATCGTACGGTATGCAACATAGTATCCGAGTGACATCGATGCCGGCAAacgaaataacttttataatatgtaacagCAAACGAAAGTTTTTAAAGTTTCTACTAATTAAGTCTaccatataatttaaattattgttcgAATATTGTAAACTAACAATTGggtttttatatagttataaaaataaaattaaaaatctattatttattatatatattatagaatttatatattatatatataatattataaaattttgattcattTACGAAAAAGCTGTATCAGCTTTATTTTgacacataataaatataaacgcaTTTTATTACTACATAATTTagagaaatggaaaaataatgtaatttacagtaaataagtataatataaatttctgctatataataatcagaaaattatttaagtgatacatattttttacacttgaataatatttaagtagaagctgagaaatataattaaaataatacttaagattatttacgtaaatatttcatcatacttgtacagatttaaaaaatagttataatcTATGTATCATAACGTTTTTttcatagtttttaaaaaattttaaacaataatacaaaaatgttgtCTATCATTTCACTTAAAATCTTTctgaaaattacaaattaaaaatttcagaaggctagatattaaaagtatgtcTTTTTTCGAACACTGAATAGATATTCATtcataattacttatttatctATTCACAATCGCACTAAAGAGTTTTAACTCAAACTCATAACAATATtcagttaatttaaaatattttattcaatttattaatattattgccaTAGACGACGATAACATTCCCTCATCGCGATAAAGAAATTTCAACATGGCACTTTTGtaacaacaaaaatacattttctcttCTCTATAGAAGCCGACAACATCCACTTTCTTCGGAACACAAAAGAACACAAAGAGAAGATGTCCTCCGAACCGATGCCAGATGATCAAGTCATATATACCGGTAGCGGAAGCGTTCTCTCGTTCTCATTCTCCGCGACCGGATACCGTGTGGTGTACCGTGTCCAAGCCGGCTATGCGCGCCGCCGCCAATAATTCCGCTATTTCGGGCCGTCTAATTTGGGCCTGGTGACGCTATGCTTTTAACGGCGGCGTTGATAGCGAAGCATCATCCAGCGCGGCGCACCGTCGCCACCACCACCGTCGGCCAGCAATAACCATCGGAACGGCGAGAGTTTGGCGGTGACGAGACAGACGCAGTCTCCCGAAGGCTTGTGGGCCTCCCCTACTTCTACTGCCGACGCTGGTCCTCCGATCCTTAAAGGTAAAACTTCATCCCTTAAGGCAGTTCCGTTCGGACTTCGCATCTTCCGCCAATCGAATCCATAACTCTTTCGAGACAATAACCGGCTTATTGTGACGATATATTTGgattgcatatacatatatcgaaaCTTTGATGAAgattattgtgtaaaaatgtCGCACAGTGATTAATTCCTTggcactatttttttataaagtcttTTTTTCCGAAATAAATCTTgagaagttttttatttttgtgttgaattaatttaatatatataaaatgagaatttattatagaaaagataatatgaagaaagataaaattaatcaaaatattaacattatacaGCAAAAGtgcaacaatattttaattaaaaaccgatgatataatatatatgcagattatttttaattatgctgactttcattattatataataatattcaatgatACGTACCTATACATGTATCTCTGAGAGTCTCGAAATagttaactattatatataatgcatgtaTATTGCAGAAAAAGTGAATCACTACCGAACACTGAATTTGTGCTCCGAATTTGATAAGAAATAGTTGTgtcattcaaaaattttatgtgttaCAGTTTGTTGTctgtaagtttattttattgtgtcgttatattattagcaaaatataataatcttcttatgaaatctttttacaaaaagatatctattttcataattacaaAAAGCATGTTATACGgcaatatttactatttttctttatttttaattcacataAAAAGACAGGAAGATCGAGATCAAAAACTTCCTACAaagttattacatatttactaCTGTGATTACTACATCGAAATAATTCcaagtatattacaattaagataaatttaatggaTTTTTCATGGTGCAACTCGTACTACTTTAAAATAGTATGTTCTTTCAATATATGAGTTTCAATTTTTCGTAGCTTtggtcaaaatattttttgctataactttattagatttatttgagCGATTTACATTTTTGGAAACTTTGCATTCCGGCGTTGCATCCGAAAATACGTGACCGTCGATGAAACGAAAATTCGACGAAATCGTCATCGTGACTCGGCAAGCTTCAACTAACAGAATGGCGAAGTGATTATTGGCATCCTGCCACGTggtatcatttattaaaagtcaCGATTGGAATGTATAGTAAGACAAGAGAGATGAATCGGGGATTGTAGTTAAACATTTGCGATCTCTGGAAGAAAATGTAACATCGCGAGTTGTAACACAGTTAGACTATCAAGTCAAATAGCAAGTTGTTTATTTGTCTATTTCAAGGAAAGCTAGTGGGCTacagataaagaaaataaactatttgattttttttttaaacaaagaaagGTCGGGAAAAATGTTTGAGAAGGatctaaaaagtatataaaatttttaagcgtTTTTTAAGCGTCtctctttttgtaaaaatttttcgtcAAATCAGAGAGACTAAACGCAATTCTAATACaacagtaatttaatttagttacaataatgatttaatttagtttaatttaattgcttttCAAGCATCTAGAAAAATTACctctaaaaaattgaataaaagaataaaatcttgaatACTTTTcccaagttttttttaaaaagcagAAGAGCATTAAATCAcactgaaaaaatgtataatttattattaataattttaataatttttattaatacttttcttgaattttaattattgtcttCCTCATCACTTTCAATAATTCGTAGAATCGATAAAGTGATGAAAGGAAGTAAGTGAACGGAAATGAGTAAACGAAATTTATCTCCGACTCTTCCGGCCGATCGGTTCTTGCAACGATTCTATTCATCAAGTCTACGCGTCGCAAATTTTGATGGGGAATCTCCGCAAGCGAAAATGCGAACATACTTTCTCGAGGGATCATTTGTAGGCATCTACCTACGCTGCAATTCGCCCGGCCTATTTATAAAGCGCGACCTCGTGGCATCGCGTTCGCCACTACCGCCTACCTATCATGGTCGTCCCGCGTGCAAATCAACGTGCGCTGTGCGTGTGTCTAGCCCTCTTCTTCCTAATTTCCGAACGTATCCGAAAACGGGTCAGAGCTATTTTCGCGCGAAACGGCCCTCAAAGCCACGAAAGGCTGCCGGCGACGATACTTCGTTAGATAGACCGTACCTCAGCATGCTTAGCATCTGCTTCCCTCTTTTGCCTCTGCCATCATCGATGACAAAGTGGATCTGTCCATCGACAAATCTAAGAACATCGCGAAGGTAGGCGTTTGATCCAACTGCGTACCCCTGTATCACGTCGCGTCTGATTTGGATTCCATTGTTTCGATATGTGATCACAGTCTATAATCTGAATTAAacataagattaataattaaagttttttatcttaaatgtaTATTCTTCGAAAATACACTGCACTctctcattaataaaatttcgttatatattaaacaaatctgcaaataatattataactttgaGTATGTgacagtttttaataatatcagagcgccaaattaaaatattttagaagatATCTAAgtccatttaaatttaaaaaattgaagaaacaaACTAAATCCTCTATGCCTttgatacttttaaaaaaataaataacttaataaaaaatctttttattttattttaataagaattattttgataaaagaaaaatattatatatattatatttatttttctaggCATCCAGTTGAAACGACGTGCCGAAATGTCGGAAATAGAAGGTGAGAGCCCCTTTACGAGCTCCGTCACGACCGTGTTGCTTGAGTGTCATCGTAGATAGATAAACGAGTGTCAGTTGGGAAGAAGTCACGGGAGAACGAACGTAATTCAGCGTATGCGGGCAAAAATGTAATGTTTAGTATGATCAATCGTATGTGTAACGAAATGTAGAGCGTTATTAACCCAAGATTCTGGATGACAGCACTCTCAAACGTACCTCTGTCTACTGTCTTCGCTGGGGTGCAAACAGTTCACATCCCATCGCATTTCCGCGATGTAACGCCGTTCGTATATTCGCCGCTGCactgtttattaataagaaacgTTCGCCTATGTCATCGATCTTTATACAGCTCTGCAAAACGGCCAGAAATAATAAGCTTCACTCTTATTCTCTTCTTCTCGacaagaattgaaatttaaaaaattaattcaaggCACATTCTTCTGCTTCAtcgcttttctttttcttcgacTCACCAAAAATGAGACGCTGTAAaagtgaaattattaaaacgctCATAAGACGTAATAACAGGTCGCCACATCTTTAGccattttgtgaaatttttaatttttatataacggtATATTTACACAGAAATTTAAACAACACGAAAACGTGAACCTGTTGTCTTAAACAGGCAACATTAAGCATTCTATTCTATGGTACATAAAGTTTGGCGACTAACACATCAAAAATTTCATCTAATCTTTCAAGCACTGTCGTACTTGCTCATTactgaaacaaaaaaacatatttttattgcaaatgaTGGCTTCTCATTTCTTTTCCATTAACGTACCCACATAACGTGCGTTGCCTgttattttcaatcattttgcATTTGCAGATCTGCAGGACGTGTCAGAACAAGATGATACTCAAGAAGAGACAACGGAAACAAAAGAAACTAGCAACGAAATAACAAGTTTAACAGAGGAATCGGATAGTTCAGAATTATCAGAAAAATTGTCTACGAAGGAATCTGAAAAAGAGCAGCGAGAGGAAGTTACAAAGACAGAACCAGAAGAAGTTATAGACATAGAACGAGAAGAAGTTGAAGAGgaaattaaagaagaaattaaagagGAAAAGCAAGAGGAAATTAAGGAGAAAATAGAAACGGAGACATTGAGTCACGAAGAGTCACAAAAAGAAGAAACGTCAAACTCAGGTTGGTGTGACGCTTACGTTTATGTATTTGGAAAACATTGATGGCCCAGTAAAAAtacaatcttaatttaaatcttaaaatctttaaatcttaagtaataatttaaatcttaaaagaaCAGGCAAAAAAACTCTGATTTTTAAGAATCTGGAAAATTTGTCGAATGTCATATTTATCTATGTACTTtctattttatgaaaagaattaaatttgaaaaaataaaacttggagagagttaaaattaaaagttaaaaaccgAAGGGTAATTAAAGCTTGTGCctacttgaaattaaataagcaataaaattttgttacacaTTATGTAATCGCGCaccaaaaaagttaaatttttatgagaaaCTTTGATTTTCAATTCGACAAAATATAGTTGAGATGAAATTAATTGCATCGAatctaaaattagaaaatctgCCGTTCATCTATTAAGATTGGCGTTTCTAGAACATCTTGCGGCTCCGGAAtagaaattctattaaataagtTGCGCACAAATTTACGGCGTTTACAGCGTGTTTACCATCGCGCTTGTCGGAACCAATCGTCGTTGCTCACCAAGTCGTCGACGTGTTTGCGTTAGCGCTGCCATTATTCGCATAGACGTTCGCGGAGTTTATTTGAATAGCGACGTCAGCGGGATAAGTTTGCTGCGAATATACAGCGATCTGCGTTTCTCGCGTGGCATGTTTCAAGGAAATCTAAACCTTCTTACGTGAACTATTTCGGTCGCGGTACACAGAAGTTTCCGCGTTATTTACAAATCTCACGCTCTCACAACGATATACATGGTGTTCCAGGGTCACCACACCACCTGCTAATGACAATTCTTGAAATCATTTGGAAACGATTTATCTTCAATATAATGTCGAAGGGGGTCGTCATTTTATTcaagtttctaatttttattctta
Above is a genomic segment from Anoplolepis gracilipes chromosome 3, ASM4749672v1, whole genome shotgun sequence containing:
- the Duox gene encoding dual oxidase isoform X3; the protein is MRAFKNGSLLMEQTRQFPVRNTMRAPLFNHAVPHVMRMLSPERLYLLGDPRTNQHPPLLALGILFYRYHNVIAARVQREHPDMSDEEIFQKTRRIVVGTIQNIILYEYLPALLNEDLPSYGGYKPDLHPGISHIFQSAAFRFGHTLIPPGIYRRDEKCEYRRTNTGQAAIRLCSTWWDSNQVLANSTIEELIMGMASQLAEKEDNLLGTDIRNNLFGPMEFSRRDLGALNIMRGRDNGLPDYNTARARFKLARRKTWNEINPELFNKNPSLLRTLVEIYSNNLNNVDVYVGGMLESKGGPGELFTAVIKEQFLRLRDSDRFWFENEENGIFTKNEIKEIRRITLWDVIINATNIPPDAIQKQVFVWQDGDPCPQPFQLNSTMLEPCVPLQRYDYFEGSELVYIYACVFLGFVPILCAGAGYGLVKLQNRRRRRLKILQEAIQKRSDGRICVDKMIVREWLHANHRRLVKVKFGPEAALHIVDRKGEKLRTFDFSGVNTITMEESQESETGHRKALVLLRIPRDYDLVLELDSLASRRKFIAKLEAFLASQKKHFTLTPIARDIMLAKAETKERRQKKLEQFFREAYALTFGLRPGERRRRSEDSDTGEVVTVMRTSLSKSEFASALGMRPDAVFVKKMFNIVDKDGDGRISFQEFLDTVLLFSRGKTEDKLRIIFDMCDKDSNGVIDKEELSEMLRSLVEIARTTSLSDDHVTELIDGMFQDAGLERKDYLTYNDFKLMMKEYKGDFVAIGLDCKGAKQNFLDTSTNVARMTSFHIDQLPLEDSKSWTRKQWDAISTFLEENRQNIFYLFVFYVVTVALFVERFIHYSFMAEHTDLRHIMGVGIAITRGSAAALSFCYSLLLLTMSRNLLTKLKEFSIQQYIPLDSHIQFHKIAACTALFFSVLHTVGHIVNFYHVSTQPIAHLRCLTSEISFPSDARPTISFWLFRTVTGLSGILLFVVMTIIFVFAHPTIRQKAYKFFWSTHSLYVVLYTLCLIHGLARLTGAPRFWIFFVGPAIIYALDKVVSLRTKYMALDIIETELLPSDVIKIKFYRPPNLKYLSGQWVRLACTAFRSNEFHSFTLTSAPHENFLSCHIKAQGPWTWKLRNYFDPCNYNPEDEYPKIRIEGPFGGGNQDWYKFEVAVMVGGGIGVTPYASMLNDLVFGTSTNRYSGVACKKVYFLWICPSHKHFEWFIDVLRDVERKDVTDVLEIHIFITQFFHKFDLRTTMLYICENHFQRLSKKSIFTGLKAINHFGRPDMTSFLKFVQKKHSYVSKIGVFSCGPRPLTKSVMSACDEVNKTRRLPYFIHHFENFG
- the Mol gene encoding dual oxidase maturation factor 1, encoding MKGWFDAFRSDGGPTLYSYSNRTPVTGDVPLIIVFVIFGTLFTAFLVIFPGVRKERLTTFLTVTMSLFVGATIQVAQYGSSWHTSTATIVSSYSAFSRHKAMADIGGYIGLMHINITYKLLPESEQTNSDVEYNERFWWRSSGEMTSAFKQALYQGAPFPIVSLAEYFSLHQEGFSWGSQYREAGYYASIMLWTSFASWLMMNLLLMVVPRYGAYGMIFTGLCMLMTNLIYTALLPCEPLIAHIEGSILSFNLGWNYWLVVSAGAACLLAGLVITAIDMIFPHQFSTILEVDYDTPYDRHVIIEESFDTRNVRRKVPKIEDSFGDRIMSQLSSKLQNRHTGKEDTEGVINRGYTSHEPSEFPQEIGDEPNKSNWSYPFPPASRRTVNS